The Babylonia areolata isolate BAREFJ2019XMU chromosome 2, ASM4173473v1, whole genome shotgun sequence genome segment ttcacaaacacacacacacacacacacacacacacacacacacacacacacacacacacacacacacacaccgcatacacactccgcagacacacaaacacacaacatgatTACTGACAGACAGCccggacagacatatacagagacttacagacagacacacgcactcggacacacacagacagacagacacaaatagacagacagacagacaaacagacagacagacagacagacagacacacacacacacacacacacacacacacacacacacacacacacacacacacgcaaaaacaaacacgcacgcacgcattctctACATGTACAAAATATTGGTTTTTTTTAGCGTTTTCGGTAAATCGATATTCGTGTGAATGACTATCGTCGACTGCTTTCGCGGGAAGAGCAAACAGAAACTAATAGTAATAAGattaattttgttatttttacaaTTGAAAATGGATGAAGTTGACAGTATACACGAGGAAGGCGGTACCGATGATGACGACGTTGAGATGACAGCGGCAGAAGTTTTACAAAAGTTGGAAGATGTAAGTACTAGTCAATGATTGTCTCTCATCTGATCTGAAAAATTCTGCTCGCATACATTACATGTCAAGTTCGGTGAACAGTTTCACTCAAAAGATTAGATTGTACACCTTTGGTTTGAAATAATTATGCTTAAATTTAAATGAATTTCAGTCGGTCTCGAACAAAGTTTGCTAAAATTACCAAAAAATAGTatagtgtgttagtgtttgtgcgcgtgcatgtgtttatgtgtgtgagagcatctgcgtaaatagaaaaaaaagtacagtgtgtgtgtgtgtgtgtgtgtgtgtgtgtgtgtgtgatcatgtgtgtgagaGCATCTGCATAAAtgctttgtgtatgtttgtgtgtgttgtgtgtgtgtgtgtgtgtgtgtgtttcgatataATCTTCTCTTTCGAAATCAGTACATTGTGATTTTGCtgacattattttatttatttatttttttatacagaaaagtGTTTTGTACCTAGTGTTGGGAATCAAGGCTTTTGTAGgcttcagtttgtgttctgcaTGAGTTTATTTTGCTGATTATTGGCGTATTGCTGATTGTGTATGCATGGCAGGTGTATTTGTTGGCCTGTTTGTGTACATTGTATACATTTACACACGCTTTTTCATATAAAAGTATGGTGTATTCAATGCATATTTGTTTGTGCATCCAATTGTATAGCTTTTTATTGTAAATGCTGCATGCCTGCCTGGTATGTGTTATCCCTattccgtatcatcatcatcatcattgttattatcattattatttcattattaatagtaatattgttatcatcatcatcatcatttttgttattatttttattattatcattattattgttattattattatgccttGAAGGTGTGAGCCGCCGCagtctgcattattattatcattattattgttgttgttgttattgttgttatttatttatttatttttaattgttCCCAGGCCTGGCTGAATGAGAAGTTTTCCCCAGAACTGCTGGATGCCCGCATGGACCTGGTGGAATGCATGATGGACCAGCTGGCAGCCATGGAGGAGAACCTGAAGCGGGCAGACAAGGGGGACCTGAAAATCAGCCTGCATCGCATGGAGGTACTTTGGTTCAGTAATTTTAGCTACATACATAGAAGATGCCATGCACTCTTTATTGTCCATTTGGCAGGCAGATATTTTGTTAATTTTGTAATTCCCGTGTGTTGAGGAAGATAAAGAGATCAGCCTTTTCAACGTCACCTTTCAAcaggagcatatatatatatatatatatatatatatatatatctatatctgtatctgtgtgtgtgtgtgtggataataaaTGTATATAAACTGCTTCTTTGAACATTATAAGTAAAACCTTTCCAAAAACTGGACTAGTTGATGCACAATGGTTGCTGAAATTTGAGGAGAAATAGTTACATTTCAAGTATTATATACTTATACTGATTAtaaatgcatcacacacacacacacacacacacacacacacacacacacacataatatacacagaaccccccaaccccatcaccccccaccccctcactcccctcactcccccacataCAGATTTCACATACACAGGTGCagatacacagtaacacacaaagtaatacacacagtgacatacacacagtacATATTTCACACAAACTTATTCACACATATGATCCGGATGAATGCATGCACTGGTCAACATACTCGCAAAACCACACACATTCAAACTCTCCCATCTACACACCTACACAGattcacacaggcaaacacatacGCTCGCACCAGCAGTAGTataaatattcacacacagagccacacattcTCTGGTACATTCTCTGACACATGTTCAGTGTGTGGTTACAGCAGAAGTGAGAGTGGAAGAAGACATGGACTTAAAGAATATTTTGTGTTTCTGTCCTGTTGCAGGTTGATCGGATAAGGTTCATTGTTGCCAGCTACCTTCGTATACGACTCCAAAAGGTAAATGCAGACGTGCAGCAGTGGTATAGTACTTATGCGCCCGATAGGAAGTGAGTGCCCACGGATTCGAGTTTCTTATCTGGACCTAGATTTGtactcccccctccacttgaccttgagtggtggtctggatgccagtcttttggatgagatgctAACTTGAGGTCTGTGCGCATGTAACATATATACCAGAACtggctgaccacatttcatccctgtgtTGCAGTCAGACCATacgtaacagagagagacatggctcaattggtttcctcttttgtcctgtccagactagattactgcaattctgctctagcaggtttaccatcttcctctcttaatagactacagaaagtacagaacaatactgcacgacttgtcctagcaaaaaGTGACACTTGCCTTCCggcattttgatgaatctcttccccggtatctctcctctgtgctgaaaacgtacgaaccatgcaaaacgctaagatccagttctgaaaggtTACTTATAgccccaagaactaatttaagaTGTGCAGGAAAAAGGTctttagggctcaagtaccccaagTTTGGAATTCTTTGCTATTGCCTATCAGAAATACTCCTGATCCCCAGTTCTTTAAGTCAgaactgaaaacgcaccttttccgcaaacatttctgtactcagcacatgttcgccacatggagttttatgctagagatattttgATACCTATGTAATCCTGTTTTATTGCAGTTGATGTAtttaatgtgtgggtgtgtgcgtgcgtgcatgtgtgtgtgagtgtgtgtgcatgtgtgccagtgtgtgtgcgcatgcgcatttgtgtgtgtgtttatgaaatgtgtgttttatggaatgtatttcattttaatctgagcgttatttacttgatattctttattgtttggtggattatgctttttgatttgttctgtgaacgcattggattgagttGTTGTgatgtttttatgttatgtttatatctagctcgatgatgtaagggctttgagcagcattaatactggatattgcgccacagaaaagttatgaattattattattattattataccatcTTATTATATATTTAATGTTCTTTATTGTTTATAATTTTGTCAGTGAATAACCTGTATATATTTATTCATGCAGTATGATGGATCCTACCTTTACAAGAtgaagtgtgtgttgctgtgcagaTCGAGAAGTTCACAAGTGATGTCTTGTGGAGAGAAGAGCAGAAAAAGGAGGACGATGAGCCACTCATGTCTGATTCAGAGCGAGAGTTTGCCAGAAAGTAGGTGCTCAGTtttatgaatatgtatatacacCTTTTGCatcactggatgaaaaaaaagttgcGTGACTTCACCAACACAGGATCAAAAAGGCAATAGAATTGCAGTATTGCAttagttattcatttgtttagaAGTAATGCATAACATTTGTTCTCTAGCTGATCAAGATATGCACAATAAACACGGTTCAAATTCAAATTGTCATACTGAAAATATCAGTGTAGAGTAATGATTCATGgcatttttttgtattgttacCGTATTGTCTCATATGACACATACTCATGAAATTATCCCACTGGCTTCAGCGACGTAATGGCTGACACCCTCGAGGTGAAGTTGCTCAGAGCTGTGATCATGCTGTGTAGTGTAGAAGGTGGTGTAGTTTGAGGGTATGGTCATGTAGATGAGTAAacagtctgttttttgttgttgttgttgttgtttttttttggggggggggggattttgtttgGTGTATACT includes the following:
- the LOC143279552 gene encoding DNA replication complex GINS protein SLD5-like, encoding MDEVDSIHEEGGTDDDDVEMTAAEVLQKLEDAWLNEKFSPELLDARMDLVECMMDQLAAMEENLKRADKGDLKISLHRMEVDRIRFIVASYLRIRLQKIEKFTSDVLWREEQKKEDDEPLMSDSEREFARKFLALKKTHFDTLALKHMPPNMQSAEKEMEGVKPKLDSYVFLRVKESSENVLVEEDTIDAGEELIDLEKGDQHIIRYKPIASLVHSGAVSLI